A genomic stretch from Desulfotignum balticum DSM 7044 includes:
- a CDS encoding FMN-binding protein encodes MSDKKQSNRSFKNSRVYVVFFALAVALVFSVLITSAATMLKPLHQQNRILDKKTNLLEAANLLPENERLTPEKIQTIYDTHIREVHADPRGQILRQATGDSLQLYLIHTDQQVQGYIVPISTRGLWGKIHGYLAFEADGETVAGFSVYSHSETPGLGGEIESQWFQDNFKGKKILNAHNQLVSVSIAKGKSENLPENLQDHYVDGISGATLTGRYLSEGLEETLTQYEPVSIIFRQKKGSQTHLDTLLDE; translated from the coding sequence ATGTCTGACAAAAAGCAATCCAACCGGTCATTTAAAAACAGCCGGGTCTATGTGGTTTTCTTTGCCCTGGCCGTGGCCCTGGTGTTCAGTGTGCTGATCACATCCGCCGCCACCATGCTCAAGCCGTTACACCAGCAGAACCGGATTCTGGATAAAAAAACCAACCTGCTGGAAGCCGCCAATCTGCTGCCGGAAAATGAAAGACTGACCCCTGAAAAGATTCAGACCATCTATGACACCCATATCCGGGAGGTCCATGCCGATCCCCGGGGACAGATCCTGAGACAGGCCACGGGGGACAGTCTCCAACTGTACCTGATCCATACGGATCAGCAGGTACAGGGATATATTGTCCCCATCAGCACCCGGGGGCTGTGGGGGAAAATCCATGGATACCTGGCGTTTGAAGCCGACGGTGAAACCGTGGCCGGCTTTTCCGTGTACAGCCATTCGGAAACCCCGGGCCTGGGCGGTGAAATTGAAAGCCAGTGGTTTCAGGACAATTTCAAGGGCAAAAAAATTCTCAACGCCCACAATCAGCTGGTTTCCGTGAGCATTGCCAAAGGCAAATCCGAGAACCTGCCGGAAAACCTCCAGGACCATTACGTGGACGGCATCTCCGGGGCCACCCTGACCGGACGATACCTCAGTGAAGGGCTGGAGGAGACATTGACGCAATATGAACCGGTTTCCATTATTTTCCGCCAGAAAAAAGGAAGCCAGACCCATTTAGACACACTGCTGGATGAATAA
- a CDS encoding NADH:ubiquinone reductase (Na(+)-transporting) subunit D: MQNDLSHYKEILVKGIWRENPVAYQVLGICSALAVTVKMSTALVMSIALTLVAAFSGLIISSLRHLIPSNIRIIVELTVIASLVIVTDQILQAYLYDISKQLSIFVGLIITNCIILGRAEAFALANNPADSFVDGIANGLGYSMILMAVAFFRELLGSGQFFGISVIPQFVYDMGFQDMGIMVLAPGAFFIIGLLVWLKNSLPGGISHEKK, translated from the coding sequence ATGCAAAACGATCTTTCTCACTACAAAGAGATTCTGGTCAAAGGCATCTGGAGGGAAAACCCCGTGGCCTACCAGGTGCTGGGTATCTGCTCGGCTTTGGCCGTCACGGTCAAAATGTCCACGGCCCTGGTCATGAGCATTGCCCTGACCCTGGTGGCGGCGTTCTCCGGTTTGATCATCTCCAGCCTGCGCCACTTGATCCCCTCCAACATCCGGATCATTGTGGAACTCACGGTCATTGCCTCTCTGGTGATCGTCACGGACCAGATCCTCCAGGCGTATTTATATGATATTTCCAAACAGCTGTCCATTTTCGTGGGCCTGATCATCACCAACTGCATCATCCTGGGAAGAGCCGAGGCGTTCGCTCTGGCCAACAATCCGGCGGATTCTTTTGTGGACGGCATTGCCAACGGTTTAGGCTACAGCATGATCCTGATGGCCGTGGCATTTTTCCGGGAACTGCTGGGATCCGGACAGTTTTTCGGCATTTCCGTGATCCCTCAGTTTGTGTATGATATGGGGTTCCAGGACATGGGCATCATGGTACTGGCACCGGGCGCGTTTTTCATCATCGGCCTGCTGGTCTGGCTCAAAAACAGCCTGCCCGGCGGCATATCCCACGAAAAAAAATAA
- the nqrE gene encoding NADH:ubiquinone reductase (Na(+)-transporting) subunit E, with translation MGDLLSLFVNSVFIGNILLAYFLGICSFIAVSKTIETATGLGLAVIFVLTVTSPVNWLIYHGLLAPGALAWAGFPEMDLSFLKYITFIAVIAAIVQAVEMVIDRYSPLLYASLGVFLPLIAVNCAILGTSLFMVERNHTFVESVVFGAGSGTGWMLAIVSMAAIRKKVRYADVPAGLDGFGFIMIIAGLMAMTFMMFSGITL, from the coding sequence ATGGGCGATCTGCTGAGTCTGTTTGTCAATTCCGTGTTCATCGGCAATATCCTGCTGGCCTATTTTCTAGGCATCTGTTCGTTCATTGCCGTCTCCAAAACCATTGAAACCGCCACGGGACTGGGACTGGCCGTGATTTTCGTTTTAACGGTCACCAGTCCCGTGAACTGGTTGATCTACCACGGGCTGCTGGCCCCCGGGGCTTTGGCCTGGGCCGGATTTCCGGAAATGGATTTGAGTTTTTTAAAATACATCACATTTATCGCCGTGATCGCTGCCATTGTTCAGGCCGTTGAGATGGTCATTGACCGGTATTCTCCGCTGCTGTATGCCAGTCTGGGGGTGTTTTTGCCCCTGATTGCCGTCAACTGCGCCATTTTAGGGACTTCGCTGTTCATGGTGGAACGCAACCACACCTTTGTCGAATCCGTGGTGTTCGGTGCCGGGTCCGGCACGGGATGGATGCTGGCCATCGTGTCCATGGCCGCCATCCGCAAAAAAGTGCGGTATGCCGATGTCCCGGCCGGGCTGGACGGGTTTGGTTTTATCATGATTATTGCCGGGCTCATGGCCATGACCTTTATGATGTTCTCAGGCATCACCCTCTAG
- the nqrF gene encoding NADH:ubiquinone reductase (Na(+)-transporting) subunit F: MIYLVSLLIFSGVIIILVFVLLFVEAKVTTQGSHTITINDSKDDALTVSGNPTLLSALAQNDIFLPSACGGSGSCAMCKCKVTDGGGAILPTELAHLSRKEKLEGVRLSCQLKVKQDMAIQVPESIFGIKKVNAVVVSNDNVSTFIKELVLEPEEPIEFEAGAYIQIDVPEYELTFKDFQIDSKYVSEWKKYNLFDLAAKGIKPGFRAYSMANPPHEKDIIKLNVRIATPPPGTESIPPGFGSSFIFGLKPGDKVQISGPYGDFMAKDTDKEMCFIGGGAGMAPLRSHILHQLEGINSGRKMSFWYGARSVKEMFYHEEFTNLAERYDNFTYHIALSSPEKEDNWTGLTGFIHTHLIDAYLKDHEDPTEIEYYLCGPPPMIDAVIESLYDLGVEDDMIFFDKFS, translated from the coding sequence GTGATTTACCTTGTCAGTTTGTTGATATTTTCCGGCGTGATCATTATCCTTGTGTTTGTGCTTTTATTTGTGGAAGCCAAAGTCACCACCCAGGGCAGCCACACCATTACCATCAACGACAGCAAAGACGATGCCCTCACGGTTTCCGGCAATCCCACGCTGTTGTCGGCCCTGGCACAAAATGACATTTTTCTGCCGTCCGCCTGCGGCGGGTCCGGGTCCTGTGCCATGTGCAAATGCAAGGTAACGGACGGCGGCGGCGCCATCCTGCCCACGGAACTGGCCCATTTGTCCCGAAAGGAAAAACTGGAAGGGGTCCGGCTGTCCTGCCAGCTCAAGGTCAAGCAGGACATGGCCATCCAGGTGCCGGAATCCATTTTCGGCATCAAAAAGGTCAACGCCGTTGTGGTGTCCAATGACAATGTCTCCACCTTTATCAAAGAGCTGGTGCTGGAACCGGAAGAACCCATTGAATTTGAAGCCGGGGCCTATATCCAGATCGATGTGCCTGAATACGAGCTGACCTTCAAGGATTTCCAGATTGACAGCAAATATGTGAGTGAATGGAAAAAATACAATCTGTTCGATCTGGCAGCCAAAGGGATCAAGCCGGGGTTCCGGGCCTATTCCATGGCCAATCCCCCCCATGAAAAAGATATTATCAAACTCAATGTGCGCATTGCCACGCCGCCGCCGGGCACGGAAAGCATTCCGCCCGGATTCGGGTCCTCATTCATCTTCGGGCTCAAACCCGGAGACAAGGTGCAGATCAGCGGTCCCTATGGCGATTTCATGGCCAAAGACACGGACAAAGAGATGTGCTTCATCGGCGGCGGGGCCGGCATGGCGCCGCTGCGCAGCCACATTCTCCACCAGCTCGAAGGCATCAACAGCGGACGGAAAATGTCTTTCTGGTACGGAGCCAGGTCCGTCAAGGAGATGTTTTACCATGAGGAATTCACAAATCTGGCAGAACGGTACGACAATTTCACCTATCATATCGCTTTGTCCAGTCCGGAAAAAGAAGACAACTGGACCGGGCTTACCGGATTTATCCATACCCATCTCATCGATGCCTACCTCAAAGACCATGAGGACCCCACGGAGATCGAATACTACCTGTGCGGCCCGCCGCCCATGATCGATGCGGTCATTGAATCCCTGTACGACCTGGGCGTGGAGGATGACATGATTTTTTTCGACAAGTTCAGCTGA
- a CDS encoding dihydroorotate dehydrogenase, whose translation MDNITFLGKQLKNPLVLASGILGNNAKILERVHKAGCGLVTLKSIGPAPRDGHRNPTVIDLGGGMINAVGLPTPGYDHMDAEWQALADRDFPVNASIYGGSVAEFVKVAQFVSDQGPDFIEINISCPNSDHHGMLFGVDEKAAFAVTNAVKKVISVPLIAKLTPAAPDIGKIAKVCEDAGADAICAINTAGPGMVIDIEARTPVLAFKKGGLSGPMIKPVAVRCVYDIYRAVSIPIIGLGGVTTGEDAVEMFMAGATLVGMGSAVRYRGIHVFDLVYRELTDWLAAHHFTRDDIIGAAHNPIAGPDSTAKKSRKTP comes from the coding sequence ATGGACAATATCACGTTTCTGGGGAAACAGTTGAAAAATCCCCTGGTCCTGGCCTCGGGCATTCTGGGCAACAATGCAAAAATTCTGGAACGGGTTCACAAGGCCGGGTGCGGCCTGGTGACCCTGAAATCCATTGGTCCGGCCCCCAGAGACGGACACAGAAACCCCACGGTCATAGACTTAGGCGGCGGCATGATCAATGCCGTGGGACTGCCCACCCCGGGATATGACCACATGGATGCGGAATGGCAGGCCCTGGCGGACCGGGATTTTCCTGTCAATGCCAGTATTTACGGCGGGTCTGTGGCAGAGTTTGTCAAAGTGGCGCAATTCGTGTCCGACCAGGGACCGGATTTCATTGAAATCAATATCTCCTGCCCCAATTCCGATCACCACGGCATGCTGTTCGGCGTGGATGAAAAAGCGGCTTTTGCCGTCACAAATGCCGTCAAAAAAGTGATTTCCGTGCCGTTGATCGCCAAACTCACCCCGGCGGCCCCGGATATCGGGAAAATCGCCAAAGTGTGCGAGGATGCGGGAGCCGATGCCATCTGCGCCATCAACACGGCCGGACCGGGCATGGTCATTGACATCGAGGCAAGAACGCCCGTGCTGGCATTCAAAAAAGGCGGGTTGTCCGGCCCCATGATCAAACCCGTTGCCGTGCGGTGCGTGTATGACATTTACCGGGCCGTGTCCATCCCGATTATCGGCTTAGGCGGGGTCACCACGGGAGAAGATGCCGTGGAAATGTTCATGGCAGGCGCCACCCTGGTGGGCATGGGATCGGCCGTGCGGTACCGGGGCATTCATGTGTTCGATCTGGTGTACCGCGAGCTGACCGACTGGCTGGCAGCCCATCATTTCACCCGGGATGACATTATCGGCGCGGCCCATAACCCCATTGCCGGCCCGGATTCAACTGCAAAAAAATCCAGGAAAACCCCATGA
- a CDS encoding dihydroorotate dehydrogenase electron transfer subunit has translation MIVDQKPVMLTVAEKTVHTAVYTTLFFDFAIDFRPGQFVMVWLPGIDEKPYSLSYHSPTRFGITIEAKGLFSRRAADLSPGDFVGIRGPFGNGFDIISSPHTAVVAGGCGMAPLAPLVERLHPDLFFVHGARTREFILFPDRFAANRHITTDDGSLGHKGMVTDLLAAEIRRRADQGAPPFDRVYACGPEVMMHAVFTLCDAHGIPCQVSLERYMRCGFGVCGACVCSDQVVCKDGPVFDSKQLKKMPDFNRTALLKSGHAVPLSEYVSWRCL, from the coding sequence ATGATCGTTGACCAGAAGCCTGTCATGCTCACTGTGGCGGAAAAAACCGTGCATACCGCGGTTTATACCACCCTGTTTTTTGATTTTGCCATTGATTTCCGCCCCGGGCAGTTCGTCATGGTATGGCTGCCGGGAATCGATGAAAAACCCTATAGTCTTTCGTACCACTCCCCCACCCGGTTCGGTATCACCATCGAAGCCAAGGGCCTGTTTTCCCGCCGGGCCGCCGATCTGAGTCCCGGGGATTTTGTGGGCATCAGAGGGCCTTTCGGCAACGGGTTTGATATCATTTCCTCACCCCATACGGCCGTGGTGGCCGGCGGCTGCGGCATGGCCCCGTTAGCCCCCCTGGTGGAACGGCTGCACCCGGACCTGTTTTTCGTCCATGGCGCCAGAACCCGGGAGTTTATCCTTTTTCCGGACCGGTTTGCCGCAAACCGCCATATCACCACGGATGACGGCAGCCTGGGCCACAAAGGAATGGTCACCGACCTTTTAGCCGCAGAGATCCGGCGCCGGGCTGATCAAGGCGCCCCCCCGTTTGACAGGGTGTATGCCTGCGGCCCTGAGGTCATGATGCACGCCGTGTTCACCCTGTGTGACGCCCACGGCATTCCCTGCCAGGTGTCTCTGGAACGGTATATGCGGTGCGGGTTCGGCGTGTGCGGTGCCTGTGTGTGCAGCGATCAGGTGGTATGCAAAGACGGGCCCGTGTTTGACTCCAAACAACTAAAAAAAATGCCGGATTTCAACCGCACGGCCCTGCTTAAATCCGGACATGCCGTGCCCTTGTCCGAGTATGTTTCCTGGCGCTGCCTGTGA
- the pyrE gene encoding orotate phosphoribosyltransferase encodes MTDKESFIRFLVECNALKFGEFQLKSGRIAPYFINTGMFDTGRKITHLGTHYAKAVHRHFSNGFDGIYGPAYKGIPLCVSTAMAMADMGHDTGYVFNRKEAKTYADKSSTVGMALDGDTRLILVDDVITSGKAIRESLEVLKTSGNPKVKGIVISVDRQEKGTTEKNALTEVAQTLGIPIFAIVTLADITAFLHNQEINGQVILDDAMMEKIKTYLAQYGSA; translated from the coding sequence ATGACCGACAAAGAATCCTTCATCCGCTTTCTGGTGGAATGCAACGCCCTGAAATTCGGAGAATTCCAACTGAAAAGCGGCCGTATCGCCCCCTATTTCATCAACACGGGCATGTTTGACACGGGCAGAAAAATCACCCACCTGGGAACCCACTATGCCAAAGCCGTGCACCGGCATTTCAGCAACGGATTTGACGGCATTTACGGCCCGGCCTACAAAGGCATCCCCTTGTGTGTATCCACGGCCATGGCCATGGCGGATATGGGCCATGACACGGGATATGTGTTCAACCGCAAGGAAGCCAAAACCTATGCCGACAAAAGCAGCACCGTGGGCATGGCCCTGGACGGTGACACCCGGCTCATCCTGGTGGATGATGTCATCACCTCGGGCAAGGCCATCAGAGAATCCCTGGAGGTCCTGAAAACCAGCGGCAATCCGAAGGTCAAAGGTATTGTCATCAGCGTGGACCGCCAGGAAAAAGGCACCACTGAAAAAAACGCCCTGACCGAGGTGGCTCAAACCCTGGGGATACCCATTTTTGCCATTGTTACCCTGGCCGATATTACCGCATTTCTGCACAACCAAGAAATCAACGGCCAAGTGATCCTGGATGATGCCATGATGGAAAAAATCAAAACTTATCTGGCGCAATACGGCAGCGCCTGA
- a CDS encoding NlpC/P60 family N-terminal domain-containing protein, whose product MKKWFPTFCLLLFFCLIGAGCAVRQPATVADIRMLPQDAGVYLAHVKGPIFDPARQAAYFQQFKDRFFRPWHRTAPKHSATIVFSGLKKFRIKRLFGENNQPLSPDFLDSMARQSQPGTYPLLHQPAITVTHASIRVFPTHKPLFFGPLHPGRGFPFDMMQNSLVPAGTPVLVTHESKDRLWALVETDWVAGWVRQQEIAAVDEVFMADYSAHPLAGFRADQVPVIPEDSVPVFSGRVGMALPMKGPASDTGFVSVLAPVRNHLGNAELLDAGVPEQGIQRLPFPATPDNFAGILNALMGQTYGWGGLYENRDCSALIQDVFAGFGLPLPRNSKDQADFGENISLKKLSGPEKQSLIRTQGVPLQTLLYMPGHIMLYLGVDPASDQPVICHAMWGVTTRPPLSIRAGRLVVGRTVITTLEPGKEQFPLVQPKDLLVEKLTRMVLLN is encoded by the coding sequence ATGAAAAAATGGTTTCCGACCTTCTGTCTTTTGCTGTTTTTCTGCCTGATTGGTGCCGGGTGTGCCGTGCGACAACCGGCAACGGTTGCGGATATCCGGATGCTGCCCCAGGATGCCGGGGTGTATCTGGCGCACGTCAAGGGCCCGATCTTTGATCCGGCCCGCCAGGCAGCGTATTTTCAACAATTCAAAGACCGGTTTTTCAGGCCCTGGCACCGGACCGCACCGAAACATTCCGCAACAATCGTTTTTTCCGGACTGAAAAAATTCCGAATCAAGCGTCTATTTGGCGAAAACAACCAGCCCCTTTCCCCGGATTTTCTGGATTCAATGGCCCGGCAGTCCCAACCCGGCACCTACCCTTTGCTGCACCAGCCGGCCATCACCGTGACCCACGCATCCATCCGGGTGTTTCCCACCCATAAACCCTTGTTTTTCGGCCCTTTGCACCCGGGTCGCGGATTTCCCTTTGACATGATGCAGAACTCTTTGGTACCGGCCGGCACCCCCGTGCTGGTCACCCATGAAAGCAAAGACAGACTCTGGGCCCTGGTGGAAACCGACTGGGTGGCCGGGTGGGTGCGGCAGCAGGAGATCGCGGCCGTAGATGAGGTATTCATGGCGGATTATTCCGCCCATCCTCTGGCAGGGTTCCGGGCCGACCAGGTCCCTGTGATTCCAGAGGATAGTGTCCCGGTTTTCTCCGGCCGGGTGGGCATGGCCCTGCCCATGAAGGGCCCGGCATCTGATACCGGATTTGTCTCGGTCCTGGCCCCGGTGCGAAACCATCTGGGAAATGCGGAACTGCTGGATGCCGGGGTGCCGGAACAAGGAATTCAGCGACTCCCGTTTCCCGCTACCCCTGATAATTTCGCCGGCATATTGAACGCTTTGATGGGGCAGACCTATGGCTGGGGCGGGCTGTATGAAAACCGGGACTGCTCCGCCCTGATCCAGGATGTGTTTGCCGGTTTCGGCCTCCCTTTGCCCAGAAACTCCAAAGACCAGGCCGACTTCGGCGAAAATATTTCCCTGAAAAAACTGTCCGGCCCGGAAAAACAATCCCTGATCCGGACCCAAGGGGTTCCGCTGCAAACCCTTTTATACATGCCCGGTCACATCATGCTCTACCTGGGAGTGGATCCGGCATCAGATCAACCCGTGATCTGCCATGCCATGTGGGGCGTCACCACCCGGCCGCCGCTCAGCATCCGGGCCGGCCGCCTTGTGGTGGGCCGCACCGTGATCACCACCCTGGAACCGGGCAAAGAGCAGTTCCCTCTGGTCCAGCCCAAAGACCTGCTGGTTGAAAAACTGACCCGCATGGTGCTGCTGAATTGA
- a CDS encoding RtcB family protein, with amino-acid sequence MQIEPLDPYRWQIPKTGQMRVPGIIYSSEAGIRAMSRDGSLQQVANVATLPGIVTAALAMPDIHLGYGFPIGGVAAFDWETGVISPGGVGYDINCGVRLATTALTEDEIRPHLEPLANRLFQAVPAGVGSKGSVRLSVRDLKQVLIQGSAWAVARGFGEDSDIEYTEENGCLVQADPGVLSDRALERGRNQLGTLGSGNHFLEIGVVEEIFDAHIARVFGLFPGQVTVMLHSGSRGLGYQVCDDHLAAMKKSVAKLGLTLPDRQLACAMIQSEEGQTYLSAMACAANYAWANRQIMLHRARQTFMETLSISPNSLRMTLLYDVCHNIAKKETHPVDGKKQTVCVVRKGATRAFGPGNPDIPDRFQAVGQPILTPGDMGRASYVLCGTDTAMDQTFGSTCHGAGRLLSRKAAKKAGKRRSIQQELAQKGIVVKYTGRFTMTEEMPEAYKDVSEVVGVVHGAGISRMVARLRPMAVVKG; translated from the coding sequence ATGCAGATTGAACCGCTTGACCCTTACCGGTGGCAGATTCCCAAAACCGGGCAGATGCGGGTGCCGGGAATCATCTATTCGTCGGAAGCCGGCATCCGGGCCATGAGCCGGGACGGCAGCCTTCAGCAGGTGGCCAATGTGGCGACCCTGCCTGGGATTGTCACAGCGGCCCTGGCCATGCCGGACATTCACCTGGGATACGGGTTTCCCATCGGCGGGGTGGCGGCGTTTGACTGGGAAACTGGTGTGATCTCTCCGGGGGGTGTGGGGTATGACATCAACTGCGGGGTACGCCTGGCCACCACAGCCTTGACCGAAGACGAGATCCGGCCCCATCTGGAACCTCTGGCCAACCGCCTGTTCCAGGCCGTGCCGGCCGGGGTGGGGTCCAAAGGATCGGTCCGGCTGTCTGTTCGGGACCTGAAACAGGTGTTGATCCAGGGCAGTGCCTGGGCCGTGGCCCGGGGATTCGGTGAAGACAGCGATATCGAATACACCGAAGAAAACGGGTGCCTGGTCCAGGCCGATCCCGGGGTGTTGAGCGACAGGGCTTTGGAACGGGGCAGAAACCAGCTGGGCACCCTGGGTTCGGGCAACCATTTTCTGGAAATCGGGGTGGTGGAAGAGATCTTTGATGCGCATATCGCCCGGGTCTTCGGATTGTTTCCCGGCCAGGTCACCGTGATGCTGCATTCGGGATCCCGGGGCCTGGGATACCAGGTGTGTGACGATCACCTGGCAGCCATGAAAAAAAGCGTGGCAAAGCTGGGGCTGACCCTGCCTGACCGGCAGCTGGCCTGCGCCATGATCCAGTCCGAGGAGGGGCAGACCTATCTGTCCGCCATGGCCTGTGCCGCCAATTATGCCTGGGCCAACCGCCAGATCATGCTGCACCGGGCCCGGCAGACATTCATGGAGACCCTGTCCATCAGCCCGAACAGTCTGCGCATGACCCTGCTCTATGATGTGTGCCACAATATCGCCAAAAAAGAGACCCATCCTGTGGATGGGAAAAAACAGACCGTGTGCGTGGTGCGCAAAGGCGCCACCCGGGCGTTCGGGCCGGGGAACCCGGACATTCCGGACCGGTTCCAGGCCGTGGGCCAGCCCATTCTCACCCCCGGAGACATGGGCCGGGCTTCGTACGTGCTGTGCGGCACAGACACGGCCATGGACCAGACCTTCGGGTCCACCTGCCACGGGGCCGGACGGCTTTTGAGCCGGAAAGCCGCCAAAAAAGCGGGCAAAAGACGCTCCATTCAGCAGGAGCTGGCCCAAAAAGGCATTGTGGTGAAATACACGGGCCGGTTCACCATGACCGAGGAGATGCCGGAAGCGTACAAGGATGTATCCGAGGTGGTGGGCGTGGTCCACGGGGCCGGGATCTCCAGGATGGTGGCCAGGTTGCGCCCCATGGCCGTGGTCAAGGGCTGA
- the fdhD gene encoding formate dehydrogenase accessory sulfurtransferase FdhD yields the protein MHDDTPIGEMIPFTITRYRNNELSEEASRVAAEIPLTFHVNGRELATLMCTPSHLKAFACGFLVTSGFIKSADDILSFSLDETKWRADIKVRDLVDPDLLGQRVYTSGCGKGVMYTSMMELSSRHPIQSDVQIHGSDIIAVIHWLQHCSDLHRITGGVHSASASIKGQIPDFFIDDIGRHNAVDKVLGTLLLGKTDCAKVMLACTGRISSEIVHKARRLDIPVLASRGAPTHQSILLAKEMGITLVGFVRPTNFAVFTHAQRILENGDNK from the coding sequence ATGCATGATGACACCCCCATAGGGGAAATGATCCCGTTTACCATCACCCGCTACCGGAACAATGAACTGTCTGAGGAAGCTTCCCGTGTGGCGGCGGAAATCCCTTTGACCTTTCATGTCAACGGCCGGGAACTGGCCACGCTCATGTGCACCCCCTCCCATCTCAAAGCGTTTGCCTGCGGGTTTCTGGTCACCTCCGGATTCATCAAATCTGCTGACGACATCCTCTCTTTTTCTCTGGATGAAACCAAATGGCGGGCCGACATTAAAGTCAGGGACCTGGTGGATCCGGATCTGCTGGGACAAAGGGTGTATACCTCGGGCTGCGGCAAAGGGGTGATGTACACCTCCATGATGGAACTGTCATCCCGCCATCCCATTCAAAGTGATGTCCAGATTCATGGATCAGACATTATCGCGGTGATTCACTGGCTCCAGCACTGTTCGGACCTGCACCGGATCACGGGCGGGGTTCATTCCGCGTCCGCCAGTATCAAAGGGCAGATCCCGGATTTCTTTATCGACGATATCGGCCGGCACAATGCCGTGGACAAGGTGCTGGGCACCCTGCTGCTGGGAAAAACCGACTGCGCCAAAGTCATGCTGGCCTGCACCGGCCGGATCTCTTCTGAAATTGTTCACAAGGCCCGGCGCCTGGACATTCCGGTCCTGGCATCCAGAGGCGCTCCCACCCACCAGAGCATCCTGCTGGCAAAAGAAATGGGCATCACCCTGGTGGGATTTGTCAGACCTACCAATTTTGCCGTGTTTACCCATGCCCAAAGAATCCTAGAAAATGGAGACAACAAATGA
- a CDS encoding ferritin family protein, producing the protein MTPSQDIFTTALVYEKKIRDLYRSAVETIDDPRGKELFQALADDEQNHVAFLEHGLTLLRDDKDQELEKPGTSIPFPDRDFEKIKQMADQIPKDILGDLKRVLNAALSLEVETSRFYRDAIQKVDHGPVRDILEKFYDIEQRHVEVVQIELDFASNNGYWFNFMETDMED; encoded by the coding sequence ATGACACCATCCCAAGACATTTTCACCACGGCCCTGGTCTATGAAAAAAAGATCCGGGATCTTTACCGGTCCGCCGTGGAAACCATTGACGATCCCCGGGGGAAAGAACTGTTCCAGGCCCTGGCCGATGATGAACAAAACCATGTGGCGTTTCTGGAGCACGGCCTGACCCTTTTAAGGGATGACAAAGACCAGGAACTGGAAAAACCCGGCACTTCGATTCCCTTTCCGGACCGGGATTTTGAAAAAATCAAGCAGATGGCCGACCAGATTCCTAAAGACATCCTGGGGGATCTGAAACGGGTGCTGAACGCGGCCTTGTCCCTGGAAGTGGAAACCAGCCGGTTTTACCGGGATGCCATTCAGAAAGTGGATCACGGGCCGGTCCGGGATATTCTGGAAAAATTCTATGACATTGAGCAGCGCCATGTGGAAGTGGTCCAGATCGAACTGGATTTCGCCTCCAACAACGGGTACTGGTTCAATTTCATGGAAACCGACATGGAAGACTGA